In the Desulfotignum balticum DSM 7044 genome, one interval contains:
- a CDS encoding restriction endonuclease subunit S → MSRIINLPTGWKRKRLEKVAIIQTGIAKNQNSKEECIELPYLRVANVQDGYLDLSEIKIINIHKDKVNRYRLENGDVLLTEGGDFDKLGRGAVWEGQIQNCLHQNHVFAVRPNNHELLSSFLSAQTGSSYGKKYFLSCSKQSTNLASINSSQLKAFPVLLPPLSEQKAIATLLSTWDEAIDKTERLIQAKEASLKGQVQKLISQRCDFWPHIKPKKIFDTITEKNLPEEELLSVTQDRGVIPRSMLEGRVMSPDGTTASYKLIKRGDFAISLRSFQGGIEYSNYQGIVSPAYTVLRPKIELNRDFYRLFFKSYIFIEKYLNLAVIGIRDGKQISIPDFLSIKIPVPPFEEQKDIAETLSVCQQEIDLLKQLADKYKTQKRGLMQKMLTGEWRVKPEIVNQYMEA, encoded by the coding sequence ATGAGCAGGATCATAAACCTACCTACTGGGTGGAAAAGAAAACGCCTCGAGAAAGTGGCCATTATACAAACAGGAATTGCCAAAAATCAGAATTCAAAAGAAGAATGTATAGAGCTTCCTTATCTTCGAGTAGCCAATGTCCAAGATGGCTATTTGGATTTGTCGGAGATAAAAATCATTAATATCCACAAGGATAAAGTAAATCGTTACAGACTTGAGAATGGTGACGTTTTGCTAACAGAGGGAGGCGATTTCGACAAACTCGGAAGAGGAGCTGTTTGGGAAGGTCAAATCCAAAACTGTCTACACCAGAATCATGTATTTGCAGTACGGCCAAACAACCATGAATTGTTGTCAAGTTTTTTGTCAGCTCAAACAGGCAGTTCATATGGGAAAAAGTACTTTCTCAGCTGTTCAAAACAAAGCACTAATCTGGCCAGCATTAACTCATCTCAGTTGAAAGCATTTCCTGTCCTGCTCCCTCCACTCTCCGAGCAAAAAGCCATTGCCACTCTGCTGTCCACCTGGGATGAGGCCATCGATAAAACCGAACGGCTGATTCAGGCGAAGGAAGCCAGCTTAAAGGGCCAGGTTCAAAAACTGATTAGCCAGCGGTGCGATTTCTGGCCCCATATTAAACCGAAGAAAATATTCGACACGATAACTGAAAAGAACTTACCCGAAGAAGAGCTTCTGTCTGTTACTCAAGATCGTGGCGTTATCCCTCGCAGCATGTTGGAAGGCCGAGTCATGTCACCGGACGGAACAACAGCCAGCTACAAGCTCATCAAGCGAGGAGATTTTGCGATAAGTCTTCGTTCATTCCAAGGCGGCATTGAATACTCGAATTATCAAGGGATCGTCAGCCCTGCGTATACAGTGTTGAGACCGAAAATTGAATTGAACAGGGACTTCTATCGGCTGTTTTTTAAGTCCTATATCTTCATTGAGAAGTATTTGAACCTTGCTGTCATCGGCATTCGTGATGGGAAACAGATAAGCATACCTGACTTTCTAAGCATTAAGATTCCCGTTCCTCCTTTCGAAGAACAAAAAGACATTGCTGAAACTCTTTCCGTTTGTCAGCAAGAAATCGATCTGCTGAAACAGCTTGCAGACAAATACAAAACCCAGAAACGCGGCCTGATGCAGAAGATGCTGACGGGCGAATGGCGGGTAAAGCCGGAAATCGTTAACCAATACATGGAGGCGTAA